Proteins found in one Candidatus Binataceae bacterium genomic segment:
- a CDS encoding glutathione S-transferase family protein, with translation MLKLFTFATSPYARKVQIVLDFKGVPYEPCERCYSLDRKEDLRAASRRAEVPVLILDNGQTLSDSTIICEFLEQVYPDPPVYPKDAYERARTRMIEDLCDRTFDAIGFGYFFGLLRKEAAEAAAMQDAARRECGELMAIFERE, from the coding sequence ATGCTCAAACTCTTCACCTTCGCCACCAGTCCGTACGCGCGCAAAGTGCAGATCGTGCTCGATTTCAAGGGCGTGCCCTACGAGCCGTGCGAGCGATGCTACTCGCTCGATCGCAAAGAGGATCTGCGCGCCGCGAGCCGCCGCGCCGAGGTGCCGGTGCTGATCCTCGATAATGGACAGACCCTGTCGGACTCGACGATCATCTGTGAATTTCTCGAACAGGTTTATCCTGATCCGCCGGTCTATCCGAAGGACGCTTACGAGCGCGCGCGGACGCGGATGATCGAGGATTTGTGCGATCGCACCTTCGACGCGATCGGTTTCGGCTACTTCTTCGGGCTGCTGCGCAAGGAAGCTGCCGAAGCCGCCGCGATGCAGGACGCGGCGCGGCGCGAATGCGGCGAGCTGATGGCAATCTTTGAGCGGGAGTT
- a CDS encoding glutathione S-transferase family protein encodes MGMLVNGKWHTDETFPTSAQGQFVRRDASLRNWVTPDGAPGPSGVGGFAAEPGRYHLYVSLACPWAQRTLIFRQLKRLGDVISVSVVDPLMGADGWAFTAPEGSLTRNSTPDQINHAQFLYELYVKADAQYSGRVTVPILWDKRQATIVNNESSEIIRMLNSAFDRWGDSTLDLYPLALRAQIDQVNALVYANVNNGVYRCGFATTQAAYEEAFDILFSTLDELEARLARQRYLIGDRITEADWRLFTTLVRFDAVYHYHFKCNLRRLSDYPNLWGYARELYQWPGVAATVDLAQIKRHYYSSHSSINPTRIVPKGPPVDLSMPHDRGRRYA; translated from the coding sequence ATGGGAATGCTGGTCAATGGTAAGTGGCACACCGATGAAACCTTCCCCACCAGCGCGCAAGGGCAGTTTGTCAGACGTGACGCCTCGCTGCGCAACTGGGTGACGCCCGACGGCGCGCCCGGCCCCTCGGGTGTTGGCGGCTTCGCGGCCGAACCTGGCCGCTATCATCTGTACGTTTCGCTCGCCTGTCCGTGGGCCCAGCGGACGCTGATTTTTCGCCAGCTCAAGCGGCTGGGCGACGTGATTTCGGTCTCGGTCGTCGATCCCCTCATGGGCGCCGACGGCTGGGCCTTCACCGCGCCCGAGGGTTCGCTCACGCGGAACTCGACGCCGGATCAGATCAATCATGCACAGTTTCTATATGAGCTGTACGTGAAGGCCGACGCGCAATACTCAGGCCGCGTCACGGTGCCAATCCTGTGGGACAAGCGCCAAGCGACGATCGTGAATAACGAGTCGTCGGAAATAATTCGAATGCTCAACAGCGCGTTTGACCGTTGGGGCGACTCGACGCTCGATCTCTATCCACTTGCGCTGCGCGCGCAGATTGATCAGGTCAACGCGCTCGTCTACGCCAACGTCAACAACGGGGTTTATCGATGCGGCTTTGCGACCACGCAGGCTGCATACGAAGAGGCCTTCGACATTCTGTTTTCGACGCTCGATGAACTGGAGGCTCGCCTCGCGCGTCAACGCTATCTGATCGGCGATCGCATCACGGAAGCTGATTGGCGGCTCTTCACCACGTTAGTGCGCTTCGACGCGGTTTATCATTACCACTTCAAGTGCAATCTGCGCCGGCTCTCGGACTATCCCAACCTATGGGGCTACGCGCGCGAGCTCTATCAATGGCCCGGCGTGGCGGCGACCGTGGATCTGGCGCAGATCAAGCGGCATTACTACTCGAGCCACTCGAGTATCAATCCAACCCGGATCGTCCCGAAGGGACCACCGGTCGATCTCAGCATGCCACACGATCGCGGGCGCCGGTACGCGTAA
- a CDS encoding NIPSNAP family protein: protein MVYMTASVKLHHGKLQDFIALLNDIIPMLGKHGWKLHGSYAGIIGRLNTVVDLWELPDANAVEKALSDPDFQKFIPRIKEIVEDETLAVLTKLPIG, encoded by the coding sequence ATGGTTTACATGACCGCGTCAGTCAAGCTTCATCACGGTAAGCTGCAGGATTTCATCGCGCTGCTTAATGACATCATCCCGATGCTCGGGAAGCACGGCTGGAAGCTGCACGGCAGTTACGCCGGCATCATTGGGCGGCTCAACACCGTCGTCGATCTCTGGGAGTTGCCCGACGCCAACGCAGTCGAAAAGGCGCTGTCGGATCCGGATTTTCAGAAATTCATCCCGCGCATCAAGGAGATCGTCGAGGACGAGACCCTCGCGGTCCTGACCAAGCTGCCGATCGGCTGA
- a CDS encoding MMPL family transporter — MTRFNQLVVQWPRLIVLLALLITAFLGYHARHVRFDSSVDNLYDRNDPEKKYYEAVRARFGSEDMDVIGLVADNVYTPATLAKIKRITAEVEQLDGVGRVQSLTNVPDPIADLGNPPRLIPQIPTDPAALDALRRKVASTPIYLNVVSRDGKGAAILIFFKDEIGNDEAAQSRLDGRLEEIIAHERGPERLYLTGSEHITVNSLRLMRRDLRTFTPLSLAVIIVILGLCFRNLRGVLLPVMSVVCGVVWTLGIMVLTGAAITIGTLVLPTLLIVIGSTYSIYVIAQYEDEVYKGGSAEQIALRTLARVTVPVTVAAFTTVVGFATLLVSRIATIQALGLYAAIGFVCLTTVMLTLMPAILVLLPLRRHTIALRESNRLSAWLVRVGNFDRQYRVPIMIAAGLLVFPCLWGIARIRADLNFIEYFRKSSPVRQANEIIGEKIGGTQNFDVIVESGKKGGAMTFELFQRIKGLQNYLAVMPGVDQTLSIVDYGELLDRAIQNNAAGAGTAGGAIGNPSTGFWQHPERFPGIAQLVYLNQQQGSASAFAAVLSPDSTVARILVRTRLNSSSDIMQVARAIRRYGKEHFPPEVSVRPTGSLILLNGATDDIVRGQIISLAFAIAVIFVVLWLLFLSIKVGFLSLLPNVLAILLLFGVMGITGIPLNVGTSVIASIAIGIAVEDAIRYLARLSDETRATDDQDKAIARTIATVGKPIIYASTALGLGFMVFLFSNFVPIQTFGFLTALTVLTALVNDLVLLPALLATTRIITLWDLLYLKLGKDPHKTIGLFDGLRASQAKIVALMGELKTFPLGQAIVRQGEAGDAMFVLIGGRAEVRVNANGQSRVVRQVNRGDVFGEMGLLRHQERTADIVATEDVEVLVVNERFLGRMQKRYPRIGAKIFLNIAKTLSDRLEQESIRT; from the coding sequence ATGACGCGATTTAATCAACTGGTCGTGCAATGGCCCAGGCTTATCGTGCTGCTGGCGTTGCTGATCACGGCCTTCCTCGGCTATCACGCGCGGCATGTCCGCTTCGACAGTTCCGTCGATAATCTGTACGACCGGAATGATCCTGAGAAGAAGTACTACGAAGCAGTGCGCGCGCGTTTCGGCAGCGAAGACATGGATGTCATCGGGCTAGTCGCCGATAACGTCTACACCCCCGCCACGCTGGCAAAGATAAAACGCATTACCGCGGAGGTCGAGCAACTCGACGGCGTCGGACGCGTCCAAAGTCTGACCAACGTGCCCGATCCGATAGCTGATCTCGGTAATCCTCCTCGGCTCATTCCACAGATCCCAACGGACCCGGCCGCCCTTGACGCGCTGCGACGTAAAGTCGCAAGCACGCCGATCTATTTGAACGTGGTCTCACGCGACGGCAAAGGCGCAGCCATTCTGATCTTTTTCAAGGATGAGATCGGCAACGATGAAGCCGCGCAGAGCCGGTTGGACGGCCGCCTCGAGGAGATCATTGCTCATGAACGCGGCCCCGAGCGGTTGTACCTCACCGGCTCGGAGCACATCACGGTCAACTCATTGCGGCTGATGCGCCGGGACCTGCGGACTTTCACCCCGCTCAGCCTGGCCGTGATCATCGTGATCCTGGGCCTCTGCTTCCGCAACCTCCGCGGCGTGCTTTTGCCCGTGATGTCAGTCGTCTGCGGAGTCGTCTGGACGCTCGGCATCATGGTGCTCACCGGCGCCGCGATCACGATCGGCACCCTGGTGTTGCCGACCCTGCTGATCGTCATCGGCAGTACCTATTCGATTTACGTCATCGCGCAGTATGAAGACGAGGTATACAAGGGCGGAAGTGCGGAGCAAATTGCCCTGCGGACGCTGGCCCGCGTCACGGTTCCGGTCACGGTTGCCGCTTTTACCACCGTCGTCGGCTTCGCCACCCTGCTCGTCAGCCGTATCGCGACTATCCAGGCGCTCGGACTCTACGCCGCGATTGGTTTCGTCTGTCTCACTACGGTGATGCTCACGCTGATGCCTGCGATCCTTGTCCTCCTGCCTCTTCGACGCCACACGATCGCCCTCAGGGAATCGAATCGGCTGAGCGCCTGGCTGGTGCGGGTTGGGAATTTTGATCGTCAGTACCGCGTTCCGATAATGATCGCGGCGGGGTTGCTGGTCTTTCCCTGCCTGTGGGGGATAGCGCGTATTCGCGCCGATTTGAACTTCATCGAATATTTTAGAAAATCTTCACCCGTGCGGCAGGCGAATGAGATCATCGGCGAGAAAATCGGCGGCACGCAGAATTTCGATGTGATAGTAGAGAGCGGCAAGAAGGGCGGCGCGATGACTTTCGAGCTCTTTCAGCGGATCAAAGGGCTGCAAAACTATTTGGCGGTCATGCCGGGCGTCGACCAGACGCTATCGATAGTTGATTACGGCGAACTGCTCGACCGGGCGATTCAAAACAATGCGGCCGGAGCGGGGACCGCCGGCGGCGCAATCGGCAACCCATCGACCGGCTTTTGGCAGCATCCCGAGCGGTTCCCGGGAATCGCCCAGTTGGTGTACCTGAACCAGCAGCAAGGCTCCGCGAGTGCATTTGCCGCGGTACTCAGCCCGGATTCTACAGTCGCCCGGATTCTGGTGCGCACGCGTCTCAACAGTTCGAGCGATATCATGCAGGTCGCGCGGGCGATCAGGCGTTACGGCAAAGAGCATTTCCCCCCCGAAGTGAGCGTGCGCCCGACCGGCAGTCTGATTCTGCTCAACGGCGCTACCGACGACATTGTGCGCGGCCAAATCATCAGTCTCGCCTTTGCCATAGCCGTGATTTTCGTGGTCCTTTGGCTCCTATTCCTATCGATCAAGGTTGGCTTCCTTTCGCTACTGCCCAATGTTCTGGCGATCCTGCTGCTCTTTGGCGTGATGGGCATTACCGGTATCCCGCTCAACGTTGGCACCAGCGTGATTGCCTCGATCGCGATCGGCATCGCGGTCGAGGACGCCATCCGCTACCTCGCTCGTCTCAGCGATGAAACCCGCGCAACCGACGATCAGGACAAGGCGATCGCGCGCACGATCGCCACGGTCGGCAAGCCCATCATCTACGCATCGACAGCGTTGGGCTTGGGTTTCATGGTGTTCTTGTTTTCGAACTTCGTGCCTATCCAGACTTTTGGATTCCTTACCGCCCTGACAGTGCTCACTGCGCTCGTGAATGATCTGGTGCTGCTCCCGGCCCTGCTGGCTACTACACGGATCATTACTCTGTGGGATCTTCTCTACCTGAAGTTGGGCAAAGACCCTCACAAGACTATCGGGCTCTTCGATGGGCTGCGGGCTTCTCAGGCTAAAATTGTTGCACTGATGGGCGAGCTCAAAACCTTTCCGCTCGGACAGGCCATTGTCCGCCAAGGTGAAGCGGGCGACGCGATGTTCGTGCTTATCGGCGGCCGGGCCGAGGTGCGGGTCAACGCCAATGGTCAGTCGCGGGTCGTGCGGCAAGTCAATCGTGGAGATGTCTTTGGTGAGATGGGCCTGCTTCGCCATCAGGAGCGAACGGCCGACATCGTCGCGACTGAGGATGTCGAAGTCTTAGTGGTGAATGAGCGTTTCCTCGGCCGCATGCAGAAACGCTACCCACGCATCGGCGCGAAGATCTTCCTGAATATTGCGAAAACCCTCAGCGATCGCCTGGAGCAGGAGAGTATTCGCACATAA
- a CDS encoding adenylate/guanylate cyclase domain-containing protein yields MRMRCSKCAAENRERRKFCAQCGTALSVRCPSCHSENEPAEKFCGECGAALNAGNASAAETPRARAPDAAGERRHLTILFCDLVDSVTLTAQLDPEEWRATVAGYQRAAAEAITRFGGEVVRYVGDGIMAFFGYPAAHENDAERAARAGLTILDTIAQLNEQPAHVKLAVRIGIDSGRVVVGVGTGQAVDAFGDTANIAARVQATAAPDSVVVTGETHRLISGLFVVEERGAQELKGIARPVQLYRVVRPSGMRGRFEAAAAAGGLTPFVGREEELRLLLSRWKRICEGEGQVVSIVGEAGIGKSRLLRRFREELAATSYTWLECATAPFFQNTPFYALGRSSFHWETSQSAEQRLTALEGSLAAAGLDPQVAAPLIAPLLELPINDRYPPLSMTPDQQRKRLLATLVGWAFGFAKAHPLVIAIEDLHWVDPSTLELIQLLAEQGATARLLLLYTARPEFRPSWPPRAHHTQITLNRLGAGDVRTMVGEVAAQKALSDATIATVVERTGGVPLFVEELTRAVLESGGDSASRQIPATLHDSLMARLDRLGAAKEVIQVGAVIGSDFSYELLHAVHPMAEADLQGALRSLTDAELLYVRGIAPDSIYQFKHALIRDAAYEALLKSRRKELHRLVAQTIDERFAELREEHPEVLGRHWAEASENDKAVKYFQLAGARAVERSATVEAARHYLHALELLSALPENVERHRRELELQLAIGPALTAVKGFAAAETERAYTRARELCTRLGDSLELSPALFGLWVMYLVRGELHRAHQVAEGLLRLAQSAHDPELLLYAQIALGHTFLWTGDFIPAREHLESAIAIYDPEHHQTLALRYLGFDAAVYCLSGMALTLWQLGYPDHALRSGNEALALARRLSDPQSLVLAERFIGEVHLFRREASSAQESAESLIALAAERGFSEWLPRATTLRGGAIALQGRYEEGIAQIQEGLAALRATRFELWRPSFLCLLAEAFVETGRLDDGFNALTEAQAVANKNEEREHEAEIHRLKGELLLRRDQSTTEEAQGCFQRAIEVARNQSAKSLELRAATSLARLLESQGRREEARTMLAEIYNWFTEGFDTLDLKEAKALLEALGS; encoded by the coding sequence ATGCGGATGCGCTGCTCGAAATGCGCGGCAGAAAATCGTGAAAGACGAAAGTTCTGTGCGCAATGCGGCACAGCCTTGAGCGTTCGATGCCCCTCCTGTCACTCCGAGAACGAGCCAGCCGAAAAGTTTTGCGGCGAGTGCGGCGCTGCCCTGAACGCGGGCAACGCTTCAGCCGCTGAGACACCGAGAGCTAGAGCGCCCGACGCCGCCGGTGAGCGGCGGCACCTGACGATTCTGTTCTGCGACCTGGTCGACTCGGTCACGCTTACAGCGCAGCTCGACCCCGAGGAGTGGCGCGCGACCGTGGCGGGCTATCAGCGCGCGGCGGCCGAGGCGATCACGCGCTTTGGCGGCGAGGTCGTGCGCTACGTCGGCGACGGCATCATGGCCTTCTTCGGCTACCCGGCGGCGCACGAGAATGACGCTGAGCGTGCGGCCCGAGCAGGCCTCACGATCCTCGACACGATCGCGCAACTCAATGAGCAGCCCGCTCACGTCAAGTTGGCGGTGAGGATCGGTATCGATTCCGGTCGCGTGGTGGTCGGCGTGGGCACTGGTCAGGCGGTCGACGCCTTCGGCGATACCGCCAATATCGCGGCGCGCGTGCAGGCGACGGCCGCGCCCGACAGCGTGGTCGTGACCGGCGAGACCCATCGGCTGATTTCGGGGCTTTTCGTGGTCGAGGAGCGCGGCGCGCAGGAGCTCAAGGGCATCGCACGGCCGGTCCAGCTTTATCGCGTGGTCCGGCCGAGCGGGATGCGCGGACGCTTCGAGGCTGCCGCAGCGGCGGGCGGACTGACTCCTTTCGTGGGGCGCGAAGAAGAGTTGCGCCTGCTGCTCAGCCGCTGGAAACGGATCTGCGAGGGCGAGGGCCAAGTCGTCAGCATCGTCGGCGAGGCCGGGATCGGCAAGTCGCGTCTGTTGCGACGCTTTCGCGAAGAGCTTGCCGCAACGTCCTATACCTGGCTCGAATGCGCGACCGCGCCGTTTTTTCAGAATACGCCCTTCTATGCGCTCGGACGTTCGAGCTTCCATTGGGAGACCAGCCAGAGCGCGGAACAGCGGCTCACTGCCCTGGAAGGTTCGCTCGCAGCGGCCGGACTCGACCCACAAGTAGCGGCGCCACTGATCGCACCGCTCCTAGAGCTGCCGATCAACGACAGGTATCCGCCACTGTCGATGACGCCAGATCAACAGCGCAAACGCCTCCTTGCGACGCTCGTCGGCTGGGCCTTCGGATTTGCCAAAGCTCACCCACTTGTAATCGCGATTGAGGATTTGCACTGGGTCGACCCTTCCACGCTGGAGTTGATCCAGCTCCTCGCCGAACAGGGTGCGACCGCGCGGCTGCTGCTCCTGTACACCGCACGGCCTGAGTTTCGGCCGTCCTGGCCCCCGCGAGCGCATCATACGCAGATCACGCTCAACCGGCTGGGCGCGGGCGATGTGCGCACGATGGTCGGTGAAGTGGCGGCGCAAAAAGCCCTGTCCGACGCGACCATCGCGACGGTAGTCGAACGCACCGGCGGGGTGCCGCTGTTCGTCGAGGAGCTGACGCGGGCGGTGCTCGAAAGCGGCGGCGACAGCGCGAGTCGTCAGATCCCGGCAACCCTGCACGACTCGCTGATGGCGCGACTCGATCGACTCGGCGCGGCCAAAGAAGTCATCCAGGTCGGAGCCGTCATCGGGAGCGACTTTTCCTACGAGTTGTTACATGCAGTCCATCCGATGGCGGAAGCTGACCTGCAAGGCGCGTTGCGCAGTCTGACCGACGCGGAACTGCTCTACGTGCGCGGGATCGCACCGGATTCGATCTACCAGTTTAAGCACGCGTTGATCCGCGACGCCGCTTACGAAGCGCTGCTCAAGAGCCGCCGCAAAGAGCTCCATCGGCTGGTGGCACAGACGATCGATGAACGATTTGCCGAGCTCCGGGAAGAACATCCAGAAGTACTCGGGCGCCACTGGGCAGAAGCGAGTGAAAACGACAAGGCAGTGAAATATTTTCAGCTTGCGGGTGCGCGGGCAGTCGAGCGCAGCGCGACGGTGGAAGCCGCGCGCCATTACCTCCACGCCCTCGAATTGCTTAGCGCATTGCCCGAGAACGTCGAGCGGCATCGCCGGGAGCTCGAGCTTCAGTTGGCGATCGGCCCTGCCTTAACCGCGGTTAAAGGCTTTGCCGCGGCGGAAACCGAGCGCGCTTACACTCGCGCACGGGAGCTTTGTACGCGACTGGGCGATTCCCTGGAGCTTTCTCCCGCCCTGTTTGGATTGTGGGTCATGTATTTGGTGCGAGGCGAGTTACACAGGGCGCATCAAGTTGCCGAAGGGCTTCTGCGGCTGGCGCAGAGCGCTCACGATCCCGAGTTACTCCTCTACGCGCAGATTGCTCTAGGACATACCTTCCTTTGGACGGGCGATTTCATTCCCGCCAGGGAGCATCTCGAAAGTGCGATCGCGATCTATGATCCTGAGCACCATCAGACGCTCGCGCTCCGCTATCTCGGGTTTGACGCTGCAGTGTATTGCCTGTCCGGCATGGCCCTGACGCTGTGGCAGCTCGGCTACCCCGACCATGCGCTCAGGAGTGGTAACGAGGCGCTCGCGTTGGCTCGAAGGCTGTCCGATCCGCAGAGTCTAGTTCTTGCCGAACGCTTTATCGGTGAGGTGCACTTATTTCGGCGGGAGGCAAGCTCCGCTCAAGAGAGCGCGGAGAGCCTGATTGCCCTAGCTGCCGAACGCGGGTTCAGCGAGTGGTTACCTCGGGCGACCACTCTGCGCGGCGGGGCTATCGCCTTACAGGGGCGCTACGAGGAAGGGATTGCGCAGATCCAGGAAGGCTTGGCCGCGCTTCGCGCGACCAGGTTTGAACTCTGGCGGCCGTCTTTTTTGTGCTTGTTGGCCGAGGCATTCGTGGAAACGGGTCGTCTCGACGATGGGTTCAACGCTTTGACGGAAGCGCAGGCTGTCGCAAACAAAAATGAAGAACGCGAGCATGAGGCTGAGATTCATCGGCTGAAAGGCGAGCTGCTGTTGAGAAGAGACCAATCCACCACCGAGGAAGCTCAGGGTTGCTTTCAGCGGGCGATTGAGGTTGCGCGCAACCAGAGCGCCAAATCACTCGAGCTGCGCGCCGCGACAAGCCTTGCGCGGCTGCTCGAGAGTCAGGGTCGTCGCGAGGAAGCGCGCACGATGCTCGCGGAGATCTACAACTGGTTCACCGAAGGCTTCGACACCCTCGATCTCAAAGAAGCCAAGGCCCTGCTCGAGGCGCTTGGTAGTTGA
- a CDS encoding alpha/beta fold hydrolase has product MSASAPATAPPIAEVVRNEVERTIQRSIKGLEFLRSSDMPVGLTPKDVIHRRGTLELHHYRPLADEIYRVPLVMVMSLVSRSYIFDLAPGQSLIEFLLKKGYDVYSIDWGVPRPEDKRLRLEDYCLDFIPDCVRQIARDSGEPDVSMIGYCMGGMLALIYAALHADGPLKNLICAATPVNYEGMGLFRTWSDRRYFDVDKLVDTLGNVPGEFIYNSFQMLKPMQRIAGQIKLWDNMWNDEYVKSYRLIDRWGADQIPFPGECFRQTTKELSWDNKLYKNELILNGQRVDLRNVRVPCLTIMAQHDDIAPYEATRVLTEAIGSTDKQDLLLKGGHVSLMAGRNASGRLWPALDRWLAERSL; this is encoded by the coding sequence ATGAGCGCAAGCGCGCCCGCCACGGCGCCCCCGATCGCCGAGGTCGTGCGCAACGAAGTCGAGCGCACCATCCAGCGTAGTATCAAAGGGCTTGAATTTCTCCGCTCCAGCGATATGCCCGTCGGCCTCACGCCGAAAGACGTCATCCATCGGCGCGGCACCCTGGAGCTGCATCACTACCGGCCGCTCGCCGACGAAATTTATCGCGTCCCGTTGGTGATGGTGATGTCGCTGGTCAGCCGCTCCTACATCTTTGATCTCGCGCCCGGGCAGAGCCTGATCGAGTTTCTGTTGAAGAAGGGCTACGACGTTTATTCGATCGACTGGGGCGTACCCCGACCCGAGGACAAGCGGCTGCGGCTCGAAGACTACTGCCTCGACTTTATCCCCGATTGCGTCCGGCAGATTGCCCGCGACAGCGGCGAACCCGACGTCTCAATGATCGGTTACTGCATGGGCGGGATGCTGGCGTTGATCTACGCGGCGCTGCATGCCGACGGCCCGCTCAAAAATCTGATCTGCGCCGCGACGCCGGTCAATTATGAGGGCATGGGACTATTTCGCACTTGGAGCGACCGGCGCTACTTCGACGTCGACAAGCTGGTCGATACTTTGGGCAACGTGCCCGGCGAGTTCATCTACAATTCGTTCCAGATGCTCAAGCCGATGCAGCGGATCGCCGGCCAGATCAAGCTGTGGGACAACATGTGGAACGACGAGTATGTGAAATCCTACCGGCTGATTGATCGCTGGGGCGCCGACCAGATCCCGTTCCCGGGCGAGTGCTTCCGTCAGACCACCAAGGAACTCTCGTGGGACAACAAACTCTACAAGAACGAGCTGATCCTCAACGGTCAGCGGGTCGATCTGCGCAATGTCCGCGTGCCTTGCCTGACGATCATGGCGCAACATGACGATATCGCGCCCTACGAGGCGACCCGCGTGCTGACCGAAGCGATCGGCAGCACCGACAAACAGGACCTGCTATTGAAGGGCGGCCATGTCAGCCTGATGGCGGGACGCAATGCCAGCGGCCGGCTCTGGCCCGCTTTGGATCGATGGCTGGCGGAGCGCTCGCTATGA
- a CDS encoding GNAT family N-acetyltransferase, translating to MTTKGKAKVSRDYPRTVNLKDGPVTLRYLTANDREAALTFARALPAHDLLFLRRDITRPEVIDLWLDGIARGRMVSVLAEREGAVQGYATVDRGELSWSPHVAELRVLVGAAMRGKGLGQILTQEAFALALSLGLEKIIAQMTVDQQGARRVFEGMGFQPEALLREHVKDRDGRKYDLLILSHDVAKFQAQMEAYGITRAFDK from the coding sequence ATGACCACGAAGGGGAAGGCCAAAGTTTCGCGCGACTACCCGCGCACGGTGAATCTCAAAGACGGCCCGGTGACGCTGCGTTATCTGACAGCGAACGATCGCGAGGCGGCGTTAACCTTTGCCCGCGCTCTGCCCGCGCATGATCTGCTGTTCTTGCGCCGCGACATCACCCGGCCCGAGGTAATTGACCTGTGGCTCGACGGTATCGCACGCGGGCGCATGGTCAGCGTCCTCGCCGAACGGGAGGGCGCCGTCCAAGGTTACGCTACGGTGGACCGCGGCGAGCTCTCGTGGTCGCCGCATGTGGCCGAATTGCGGGTGCTGGTGGGGGCCGCGATGCGCGGTAAGGGGCTCGGCCAGATTCTCACGCAGGAGGCCTTCGCGCTCGCGCTCAGCCTCGGCCTCGAAAAGATCATCGCGCAGATGACGGTGGATCAGCAGGGTGCGCGCCGGGTCTTCGAGGGCATGGGTTTCCAGCCCGAGGCGCTGCTGCGCGAGCACGTCAAGGATCGCGACGGCCGCAAGTATGATCTGTTGATCCTCTCGCACGATGTCGCGAAGTTCCAGGCCCAGATGGAAGCCTACGGCATCACGCGGGCCTTCGACAAATAG
- a CDS encoding HAD hydrolase family protein, which yields MAYKALAVDLDGTLLHSDERLTPRSVAALKSAEAAGLRVIIATARWYQLAERVAREIATHEPLIACAGAQVRRPDADRDLLDLRMPEEFAQQLYAILDPRRCVACIALDQDVLLKMEGQPSPGLFPPEAIVVPQLAGQTRVAPRIALIQGTEAAAEVLAQLREPWQDRVRFVESFSSRRKSMLTLTAAGADKGAALALACAEMGISPAEVLAFGDAEADLEMFRVAGGSVAMGQASNHVKSCATAVTLSNDDDGVAIAIERLLASGELPALILG from the coding sequence GTGGCATACAAGGCGCTCGCGGTCGATCTGGATGGCACGCTGCTCCATTCCGACGAGCGCCTGACGCCGCGCAGTGTCGCAGCGCTCAAGTCGGCGGAGGCGGCCGGGCTCCGGGTCATCATTGCAACCGCCCGCTGGTATCAGCTCGCCGAGCGCGTGGCGCGCGAAATCGCGACTCACGAGCCGCTCATCGCCTGCGCCGGCGCCCAGGTGCGGCGGCCCGACGCTGATCGCGATCTGCTCGATCTGCGGATGCCCGAGGAGTTCGCCCAGCAGCTTTACGCCATTCTGGATCCGCGCCGTTGCGTCGCCTGCATCGCGCTCGATCAGGACGTGCTGCTCAAGATGGAAGGCCAGCCCAGCCCGGGACTGTTTCCGCCCGAGGCGATCGTCGTGCCGCAACTCGCAGGACAGACCCGAGTCGCCCCGCGTATCGCATTGATTCAAGGCACCGAGGCGGCGGCGGAAGTGCTCGCGCAACTGCGCGAGCCGTGGCAAGATCGCGTGCGCTTCGTCGAGTCCTTTTCCAGCCGTCGCAAGAGCATGTTGACCCTGACAGCAGCCGGCGCCGACAAGGGCGCAGCGCTGGCGCTGGCTTGCGCGGAGATGGGAATTTCACCGGCGGAGGTGCTCGCCTTCGGCGACGCCGAAGCCGACCTCGAGATGTTTCGCGTCGCCGGCGGCTCAGTCGCGATGGGCCAGGCGAGCAATCACGTAAAGTCGTGCGCCACTGCGGTCACGCTCAGCAACGACGACGACGGCGTCGCGATCGCGATTGAACGGCTGCTCGCCTCCGGTGAATTGCCGGCATTAATTCTCGGTTAG